Part of the Corallococcus macrosporus genome is shown below.
AGGATGGAGGTGGCCCACCTGCCGGACTCCCCGCGCGAGCCCTTCGCGTGGCGGGGATGGTCCAGCGCGGCCCGCACGCGGACCAGCAGCGTGGCCAGCAGGTTGGCCTGGGATGGGACGGGCTCCAGGTCCAGCGGCTCCAACCAGAGGATGCGCCGTTCGAGCCGTTCGAGCGTCCGTGACAGCGCGGCCACCTCGGGGCCGCCCGGTCCACCGACGAAACGCTTCCAGTCCTGCAGCGCCTGCACGGCGCTGAGCAGGAGCGTGGTCTTCCCGCAGCCCCGGGCGCCGGAGACCAGCAGGCTGGTGGAGAGGTGTTCGGTGCTGGTGCCCGCCGCGTTGGCGCCGTCCTCGCAGGCGGCCTCCAGCCAGGAGAACAGCTCCCGGAGGCCCCGCTGGGTGGGGGTCAGCAGCTCGGCCCACGCGAAGGCCCGCGCCTCCGGGAGGGGGGTGGGCAGGTACGGCGTTCCCGCCTCCGGGGCATCTTTCGGGATCGTGGCCATGGCCCCGGAGGATGGGTGGGGGACACGGCCCTGCGAATCACCCTGGAGTCAGGTGCGGTGTCGCATGGTGGAAGCAGGGTGGTGGCTCTCAGGCCCAGTCGCCGGAACGATGGCTGGTCTGTCTTCTATCATGGGGGGTTTCATGTCGCCCCTCGCCTCGGCCAATGCACCACGCAAAGCAACTATACTCCGGCAAGCAGGTGGACATGAACGTCCGCGCCAGGCTCCAAGCCGTGGGAATATATTCGCCTGATTCCAATGGCTCGTCCTGGCGCGCACAGAGAACACTGGCCTGGCGCTCGACGTCGGTTCTCTCAACGAAGCCAGTAACGCCATCACCCAGCAGCCATGTGCGCGGAAGGGTAGTGACCCCGAGAACTCCATCCAACCCAAGCTTGCGCAACATTTCTCCGATATGGCGAAAAACATCGGGATGTCTGGCGACACGCCGATATGCCCCAATTGCTCCGGCATCACAGGAGTATTCCAGCGGAGCATCAAAGGGCTCATCCAGACTGCACGCCGACAATGCCCACCTCGCCGGCACAAACTCAACTGCCGCAGCGCGGTTCATGGGGGTCACTGAAGTCGTGAGCGCCCTTTGCCCTGACGACAGCACATCAGGGGTTTCAAGCATGAACTCCTCGGTGCCCACCTCATGATGCCGATGCAGCAAAAGGAGACCCAAATCACCATCAACACCGTGCGTGGCCGCGATATGCCTTGCGTGCTCAAAGGCCACCGAGAAGCACTGCCAGTTCCCTACCAGAAGGTCAAAAGCATCCCCAACCACAGGAAGTGACCTGTAGACATGCCTGTCAAACCCCTCTGGACGACTCATCTCGACTCCCTTCAACGACAACGCTGAACACGAGCATCGACATGCGCAAACCGCCTCAGGAGCAACCACCCGGCCAGCCGTAGGCATATGCCCGGCTGACGTGGCTGACCGAAGTGTCGCCACGTGGCTTCGCCTGCGCGCGGGAATACCGACGCGAGCCCTGCCGCGCCAGGGAGACGGAGCGAGCACCCGTCCGGACAGGACTTGCCAGCCGCCCCACGACTCATGAGCTTTCATCGAATCGAGGCGCGCTGCTTCACGGCTGCTCGCGCGCTCTCATGGGGTGAGGCCATGCCGAGTTCGAATTATTGGTTGTCGTTGGCCGCTCAATTGTCCAGGCGGGGGGCCTCTCCGTCACTGACGGGCTTCGCCATGCAACACGCCGAGGAGCGCGCGAAGGAGGAAGCCGAGGCGCGCAAGCAACAGGCGGAGTTCTTCCGCGCCCAGGACAGGAAGCGGCGGGAGTCGGCGAAGAAGCCAAAGTAGCGCGGAGGAGGAGTGCTCCTCCAGCGCCGCGTTGGCCCGCCGCTGCTGCGCCTCGCGCTCACGCTGGAACCGCTAGTCGGTCAGGGGGCACGGGTGCGAGCCGGTTCTGTGGACATCCACGGTGTGGTGGACGGAGCACCCTACGGGTCGTAGCAGGGACCGGTCTGACGCACTTCGACGGTGGACCACTCCGCGGCGGGGCACTGCGTGGCCAGTTCCACCGCCTCCTCGCGCGTCTTCACGTCGATGAGGAAGAAGCCGCCGATGATCTCCTTGGACTCCGTGAACGGCCCGTCCTTGAAGCTCAGTTTCCCTTCGCGCCGCTCCACCCGGATGCCCTCTTCATCCGAACGCAAGGAGTCCGCCGCCATGAGGATGCCGCGCTCCTGGAGCATCGCCCCGAAGCCCAACATCCGCTTCATCCGGTCCTCCGAGACGCGCTTCTCTTCCGCCGTCTGGGATTTCCCCCCCATGGTCTGCCTCACCACCAGCATGTACGACATGGTCTGCTCCTTGTTGGGGCGCAGCCTATGCCATGGGTCCGACGCGGCCACCACATGGAGGCGCGGCCTTCGAGGGCCGCGCGGTAGCGGGGGCGCGGCGGCGAGCGGCGCCCCGCTCGTGGCACCTCGCGTCCCACCGCCCTACCCTCACCTTCGAAGGCCCGGGGTCCTGGCCGGGAGGAGCCGTGACCGACGCACCGTCACAGACGGCATTGAGCGCCCTGCGCATCGACCGCTCCGCCGCTCCCATGAGGCGACGGCGCTGGCTGCGCTGGCTCATCCCCGCGGCGCTCCTGCTCGCGGGGGTCCTTGCAATCGCGGGCGCGGTGGCACGCCGCCCGCCCACCGTGCGCGTCGCGGAGGTGCGCGAGCCGCTCCCCGGGGAGCAGCAGACGGAGCTGTCCGCCTCCGGCTATGTGGACTCGCGGCGCCGCTCGGTCATCGCGCCGCTCATCGCCGGCCAGCTCGTGGAGGTCTCCGTGGAGGAGGGAGAGCCCGTGCGGCGGGGGCAGGTGATTGCACGGCTGGATGACCGGGACGCCCGCGTGGTGCTGGACCGCGCGGAGGCGGAGGTGCAGGCCGCCGGGGCGCGGCTCGCCGCCTCCGAGGCCCAGGCCGTCAACGCCGATCGCACCACCGAGCGCACGCGCAACCTCGCGCGGCAGGGCGCCGTCGCGCGGGCCCAGTTGCTCGACGTGGAGACCGCGGGCCGCGCCACGCGGGAGTCCCTCAACCTGGCCCGGGCGCAGCTGGCCGTCGCCCGCCGGGCACGCGAGGCGGCCCGCCTCCAGCTCGCGCACACCGTGGTGCGAGCGCCGTTCGACGGCACCGTGTCGAAGAAGCTCGCGAACGAGGGCGCGGTGCTCGCGCCGGCCGCCCTCACGGGCACCAACCTGGGCGGCATCGTCGAGTTGGTGGACCTCCAGGCCCTGGAGGTGGAAGCCGAGGTCAGCGAGGAGCAGCTGTCGCGCATCCGCACCGGCCAGCCCGCGCTCATCTTCCTGGACGCCCTGCCCGAGCGCGCCTTCCCCGGCCAGGTGGCCACGGTGCGCCCCGCCATCGACCGCTCCAAGGCCACCGCCACCGTGCTGGTGCGCTTCCAGTCCGTCCCCCGGGGCGCCCTGCCGGACATGGGCGCCAAGGTTTCCTTCCTGCGCCAGCCGCTGCCACCGGACGCGCTGGACGCCCACGGCCAGCCCCCGCGCGTGCCCGCCAGCGCGGTGGTGCACGACAGCGGGGGCGACGCCGTGTGGGTGGTGAAGGACGGGCGGCTCGCGCGCCAGCCGGTGCGCGTGGCCGGGCGCGTGGGTGAGGAGGTGTCCCTCGCGCAGGGGCCGCGCGCGGGCACCCAGGTGGTGGTGGCCCCGGACCCGAAGCGCCTTCGCGACGGCCGGCGCGTGAAGGTGGAGACGGGGGGCGGATGAGCCAGGACGCGCGGCCAGTCCCCATGGTGCGCCTCCAGGGCGTGTCCAAGACGTACCGGCGCGGCACGGTGGAGGTGCCCGTGCTGGCGGCGGTGGACCTGACCATCGACACCGGCGCCTTCGAGGCCTTCATGGGCCCGTCCGGCTCCGGCAAGTCCACGCTGCTCAACCTCATCTCCGGATTGGACAAGCCCACCACCGGCACCGCCGAGGTGGCCGGCCGCGACCTGGCACAGATGGACGACCGCGAGCTGAGCGACTGGCGCGCCGCCCACGTGGGCTTCGTCTTCCAGCTGTACAACCTCATCCCCGTGCTCACCGCGGCGGAGAACGTGGAGCTGCCGCTGCTGCTCACGCCGCTGACGCGCGGGGAGCGGCGCCGGCACGTGGCCGCCGCGCTGGAGCTCGTGGGCCTGCCCCACCGCGTGGGCCACCGCCCGCCGCAGCTCTCCGGCGGTGAGCAGCAGCGGGTGGCCATCGCCCGCGCCATCGTGTCCGACCCGGACCTCATCATCGCGGACGAGCCCACGGGGGACCTGGACCGCAAGGCCGCGGAGGCCGTGCTGGACCTCTTCGGCGTGCTCCACCGCGAGCTGCACAAGACGCTCGTCATGGTGACGCACGACCCGCACGCCGCGGAGCGCGCCGGGCGCGTGCACCACCTGGACAAGGGGGTGCTCCAGTGAACTACGTGGGACTGGCGGGAAGGGACCTGCTGCGCAACCCGCTGCGGCTGACGCTGACCATCCTCGCGGGCGCGGTGGGCGTGACGGCCTTCATCTTCCTGAGCACCGTCGTCGACATCTTCTATTACAACGCGCGGGCCGCGCAGGTGGACCGGCTCATCGTCCGCAACAAGGTGTCCTTCACCCAGCCCCTGCCGCTGTCGTACTACGCGCGCATCGCCGCGCTGCCGGGCGTCACCGCCGTCACCCACCAGGAGTGGTTCGGCGGCACGCTGGGGGACACACAGAAGGACTTCTTCGCCAACTTCGCCATCGACCCGCGCACCTTCCTGGAGGTCTTCCCGGAGTTCGTCGTCCCGCCCCAGCAGCTGGCCGCCTTCCGCGGCGACCCGTGCGGCGCGCTCGTGGGGGAGCAGCTGGCCCGGCGCTTCGGGTGGAAGGCGGGGGACCGCGTGACGCTCAAGGGGCAGATCTACCCCGGCGACTGGACGTTCAACGTGCACGGCGTCTACACCGGCGCGCGGCCCGGCGTGGACACCACCGCGCTGGTGTTCGGCTACCGCTGCCTCAACGAGAGCGACCGGCTGACGGAGGGGCGCAAGGACCAGGTGGGCATCTACGCGGTGCGCGTGGACGACCCCGCGCGCTCGGCCGGGGTGGCGGCGGCCATCGACCACCTGTTCGACAACAGCCCCTACCCGACGAAGACGGAGAGCGAGAAGGCCTTCCAGCTGGGCTTCGTGGCCATGTCCTCGGCCATCGTCACCGCGGTGCGGGTGGTGTCCTCCGTCATCCTGCTCATCATCCTGCTCGTCATCGGCAACACGCTGGCCATGGGGGTGCGCGAGCGCACCCGGGACATCGCCACCCTGCGCGCCATGGGCTTCCGCCCGCGCACCGTGGTGGCGCTGGTGCTGGCCGAGTCCTCCGTCATCGGCCTGTGCTCGGCGGTGCTGGGCGTGACGGCGGCGCCGGTGCTGGTGGGCGCCTTCACGAAGCTCATCGCCTCGCGGTTCGGCCCCATGCCGGACCACCTCACGCGCGGCCACACGCTCTGGGTCTCCGCGCTCGCGGCGGTGGCGGTGGCCCTGCTGGCGGGCGTGGGGCCGGCGCTGCGCGCGGTGCGGCTACCGGTGGCGGAAGGCCTGCGGAAGGTGGCCTGAAGCGATGGTGCCGCTCTTCTACAACACGCGCAGCCTGTGGGCGCGGCGGCTGTCC
Proteins encoded:
- a CDS encoding efflux RND transporter periplasmic adaptor subunit produces the protein MTDAPSQTALSALRIDRSAAPMRRRRWLRWLIPAALLLAGVLAIAGAVARRPPTVRVAEVREPLPGEQQTELSASGYVDSRRRSVIAPLIAGQLVEVSVEEGEPVRRGQVIARLDDRDARVVLDRAEAEVQAAGARLAASEAQAVNADRTTERTRNLARQGAVARAQLLDVETAGRATRESLNLARAQLAVARRAREAARLQLAHTVVRAPFDGTVSKKLANEGAVLAPAALTGTNLGGIVELVDLQALEVEAEVSEEQLSRIRTGQPALIFLDALPERAFPGQVATVRPAIDRSKATATVLVRFQSVPRGALPDMGAKVSFLRQPLPPDALDAHGQPPRVPASAVVHDSGGDAVWVVKDGRLARQPVRVAGRVGEEVSLAQGPRAGTQVVVAPDPKRLRDGRRVKVETGGG
- a CDS encoding FtsX-like permease family protein, with the translated sequence MNYVGLAGRDLLRNPLRLTLTILAGAVGVTAFIFLSTVVDIFYYNARAAQVDRLIVRNKVSFTQPLPLSYYARIAALPGVTAVTHQEWFGGTLGDTQKDFFANFAIDPRTFLEVFPEFVVPPQQLAAFRGDPCGALVGEQLARRFGWKAGDRVTLKGQIYPGDWTFNVHGVYTGARPGVDTTALVFGYRCLNESDRLTEGRKDQVGIYAVRVDDPARSAGVAAAIDHLFDNSPYPTKTESEKAFQLGFVAMSSAIVTAVRVVSSVILLIILLVIGNTLAMGVRERTRDIATLRAMGFRPRTVVALVLAESSVIGLCSAVLGVTAAPVLVGAFTKLIASRFGPMPDHLTRGHTLWVSALAAVAVALLAGVGPALRAVRLPVAEGLRKVA
- a CDS encoding ABC transporter ATP-binding protein — its product is MSQDARPVPMVRLQGVSKTYRRGTVEVPVLAAVDLTIDTGAFEAFMGPSGSGKSTLLNLISGLDKPTTGTAEVAGRDLAQMDDRELSDWRAAHVGFVFQLYNLIPVLTAAENVELPLLLTPLTRGERRRHVAAALELVGLPHRVGHRPPQLSGGEQQRVAIARAIVSDPDLIIADEPTGDLDRKAAEAVLDLFGVLHRELHKTLVMVTHDPHAAERAGRVHHLDKGVLQ
- a CDS encoding YciI family protein; translation: MSYMLVVRQTMGGKSQTAEEKRVSEDRMKRMLGFGAMLQERGILMAADSLRSDEEGIRVERREGKLSFKDGPFTESKEIIGGFFLIDVKTREEAVELATQCPAAEWSTVEVRQTGPCYDP